Genomic segment of Nostoc commune NIES-4072:
GGGTATCAGCACTAATCAAAGAATTGGTAATGTTGCTAATTATTACAACTTAGACAATATCCCTCTGGGTAATAAAATTGATTTGTCTAAATACAAGCTGACATCGATTCCGGGAATTGAAAACTCATCATTTGATGAATTTGCTAATTGGCAAGATACTCTAATTTCAGACATCCCCGGATTGAAGGATTTATCTTGGAATAATTTTCCTAGCGTACCAGAGCCGGATCTTTCTTTTATTGGTCAAGTAGATTTGCCATTGGGAGATATAGAAGCTAATCGGATTCGCAGCATTTCTGGCAGTTATCAAGAGGGTTTTAATGTCCCTTGCAAGTCCCATAATTGCGTCCACTTTGAAGCTTCAGGTCAAGGCCTGACCACTGGAGCGCAATGGATTTCGGGTAAAGTTCAGAAAGTCAAAGGTGGCTATGGAATTTTAGCTGTAGCTAATGGTGGCCTTGAGCCAACTGGTCGTCATCCCTTTGGTAAATCATTTAAACAAGTTGTTTGGGATATAGATGAATCTAGCGGTTCCGTTAACACTGCTATGTTTTTCCGTTTCTGCAAGACTATTCCTTTTGTTGGTCGGACTTGTACCCCCTATTTTATCGGGCCAGTACCATTCATTACTTACCATGAAAAAGACCCAATTATTTTTGGTAGTCCTTCTAGCGTCCCCGATTGAATGGCACTAAGATTCATGTGAAACCTAGCCAGGAACATCAATAATTTACGCTTAACAAGAGTGCCATTCCGTCCCCAATTAACTATTATTACTCCTGAATTGTTACGTTATGAGCAATAATTTGACTACTTGGCCAAGTAATCAACCAGAACAATTCGCAATTCGCAATTCGCAATTCGCAATTGCGGACGTAATTAAATAATTGAGCCGTTAGGATACAGAGCAAATTTAATTTATTAATGGAAGATTAAAAAATGCATAGCATCAATTTTCAAGCCCCTGCCTTCAGAGATAGGGTACTAATTGCGAATTGCGAATTGCGAATTGGTAATTGCTCTGACAGCATTGGCAAGTATACCAATGCTTTGTTTACACCAAATGGACTGACAGTTTTAAGTTTAGTTGGTGCTTACATTTTAATGAGAGTCTTTTTGGGCGATGGCAGTAGTAAAAAGAAGATTGCTACTAGCTATTGGGGAGGCAGAAAGGAGAGCAGTACAGCTAAGAAAAAAGCATTGCAACAAATAGCCTATCCCCGATGTGATAGTGTCGCTTTGTATATTGGCAGACATCAATTCAAAGGTGCAAAAAAGCAAATTGGTAGTGGAGGAGTACCGATTTATGTACCATCCGTACAAAGGGGAACTGCTGCCATTGGCGCACCCGGAAGTGGGAAAACTTTCAGTGCCATTAATCCCATGTTGTTCTCCGCAATTGACCAAGGCTTTCCTATTTTACTATATGACTTTAAGTATCCATCTCAGGCGAAAATTGCTGCTTATGCTAAAGCTCTTGGCTACGATGTCCATATTTTTGCCCCTGGATTTCCCGAATCAGAAGTTTGTAACCCTCTGGATTTTTTAAGAGATTCTTCTGACGCTGAAAATGCTCGGCAAATTGCGACGGTCATCAATAAAAACTTCCGCATTCTGAATAATTCTAATGAAGATGGATTTTTTGGCCCGTCCGGGGATCAGTTAACCCAAGCTGTATTGATGTTAACCAAAGAATTTGGAGATAGAGCTGATGTGATGACCAGTGCTGCCATCTTGTCTAGTGAGCAGATGATTGCGCGGTTAATGTCTGCTAATCTCAACCCTTGGGTAAAGATTGCCTTTGGTCAGTTGTTCAGTTCCGCCGCGAGTGAGAAAACCGTCGCCGGGATTGTTGCCACAGCTAGTATCATGTTTACCCGCTTCATGGCCAAGAACACACTGGGTTGCTTTATTGGTAAAACGACTTTACCACTCTCAATTAAAGGTAAACAAATGATTATCTTTGGTTTAGACAGAGAGCGGCGGGATGCTGTTGCACCGTTGATGACTAGCGTTCTCCACATGACCATCGCCCGAAATATAGCCAAAAAACGCTTAGATCCGTTAATAGTTGCATTGGATGAATTACCTTCCTTGTATCTGCCCGATTTATTCAGATGGTTAAATGAATCACGAAGTGAGGGTTTCTGCGGCATCCTCGGCTGGCAAAATATGGGGCAGTTGGAAAAGAATTATGGTCGGGAAGTTGCTAAGACTATCCTTGGTGCTTGCAGTACGAAATTTATTTTTAATCCTGGAGAGAATGAATCAGCACAATTGTTTTCTTCGTTTCTGGGAGATGAAGAAATTAGGTACAAGCATAAATCAAGATCCACGGGTGGTGGAAAGAGCAATAATACCATTAGCGACCAAGAGAAAACCAAAAAGCTATTTGAATCGGCAGAGTTTTTAAAACTACCAGCCGGGAAGTGTGTTTTTATAAATCCTGCATACTCCAATAAGAAAGAGGGGTCAGTTCCTCAGTTAAAAAACATCAACATTCCTCAAATTCTCCGCGACATCGACAGATACAACGAAAAAAGATGGAAACCAGTTGTCAGTAAATTAGCTCGGAAAAGTACACAGAGATATCCGACTCAGTACGACTTAGATTTGAGAGTGAACGATGTCAATAATCGTTTCCCTCCACCTGCTACACAAGACAACAATCCTAATAATAAAGTTTTGAGCGTTGGAGAAATTAAATCAATCCTGGACGAAAATGCTCAGAACCAAATTCCAGAGGTACTAAATAATGAGAATAATGATTAAGGAATATGCCCTCTCTGATTTTGAGATAATTAATCAATTAATGCAGACATTGACTATTAGCTCTGGCAATCTCGTTAACATTCATGCTCCCGCTTGGGTCATTAATACTTATCACGTTTTAAGTAAACAAAGACCAAGATTAAAAAAGGTCGGAATTTATGTTCAAATTACTTTGAAAGGTTTCCCGATTAATTTATCACCGGATGTTTCTGAACAAATTCTCAATGAATATATCCAAGGCATCGGCTGGGATGATTTGCAATATGTCACTTTCCTGAAATTTCATCAAGACTCTTTAGAATTCCATCTTATTTTTAATCGGGTGATGCCATCGGGGGAAGTGATTGACTTAAATTGTCTCGGTGCTAAATCGCAGCAGTATGATGTTTTACAAAAATCTTTAACCAACCTTATTAAAACTGAATCCAGCCGTGGGGGTGACTTATGTTTGATGAACGGCATTCACAACTAATTTCTAGTTACGCTAAAAGCAGTGATTATTTTGCCAGAAATATCATAGCACCTTTAATCAAATATGTTTGCGTTGACACCGTAGAACAATGGAATAAAAAAGCAAGATTTGAACTAGGAAAAGACACTTATGCTCTTAAACTTGATCAAGGTGGAGGTTATTCTTGGGCAAAAGTAGATCCCAAAACTAATAACTTTGTACCTGTAGATGCAGAAGAAGCCCAAAAAATAGAAAAAATTGTAGAAGAATCCTTAGCAAATACAAACGCTCATCAACAGTCGCCAGCTTCTACAGAATCATTATCAACAAATACATCTCCAATCGGCTCTCGGACAAACAATTCTTTAACTTCTGATGATTCTCGCTCCGAAATAGAGTTTTAAAATGGATGAATTCGTTAATTCACGGACAAATAATATTGAGCATAAACACTGGCATGAACTGGTAGTTAATAGCGCGATTCATCCTCTAATAGTATCTGCCAATTTTAAGTCTTTGTATTATGACTCCATAGAGCAGTGCCATGAGTCTTGGGAATACTTAATGTAGGGGTTGCTGAAAAAGTATGAAAAAGCAATCTTAAGGGTTGACTAGTTATTCAAGCAAAATCAAAGATAAGCTTTTCTTGTTTATAACTAATAAAATCATAATTTTCAGTTATACGGAACTGCAAAAAAGGTGCAGTTTTCAAAAATAGACATAAAAAAGCATAAAACACCCGCGACAGGTGAGTAGAAAGATTCATCACTAGAAAAGTAATAGCAATTGCAGTTTCAGAAGTGTGGGAAAGTTTCGCCATCACTCGATTGAGGCTAAACCTTCTTTTAGCTTGCCCAAATTTTCCTTCAATACAATTACGAATTCTCTCAGATTCTAAATCTTGTTTCTTTTTTTCTTTACTAACATTGGCTGGTGGTCTTCCCAAAGGAGGACCACTCATGATAATACCTCTTCCTTTGCACCAAGCTCTATTCTCTCTTGTGCGATAAATTTTATCTACATGAACCGATTCTGGATAATAGCCAGTATAGTTTTTATATGCTTCTACTTGTGATTTTAAGTCTCCTGATTCATTAAAATTATCCCAACTAATATGGTCTAAAAATACATACCCATCAAAATAACTAGCTGATAATTTTGCCCCAAATTCCACGGCTTTCCCAGCTTTTCCACGGACAATTGGGCGGATATGTGGTTGGCTTAAACTAACGATTCGGTCATCAATACTCTGTTTTTTATTTTCATACAACCATAGTTGTTGACGATAAACTTCTACAACTACAAGCAACATTTTATATTGTTTAGTACTTAGTTTTTCTAGAGTTGCTCCCGATCTGATTAGCTGGTCAATATGAGATAAGTTTCTTTTGATATATTGAAGCTGCTTTTTAATCGCTTTTTTCCTATCTTTTTGGGATACACGACGTTTTTTAGCGACTTCTAAGTAGTTTTTTCTCGCTATTTCCCGATAAGTCCTTGGTTTTTTCTCTAATGTACCTTTTATCTGTTCATAAAGAAGGTCTATTATTCGTTCTGTCTGTTTTCTTGCTTGATTTAATAGCTCGAAATCTGTTGGATAGCTGATGTCTGCTGGCGCACAAGTCGCATCTAATATTAATTTTCCCCGATTTTTCGGCGTGTTATCTTCTTTTTCTAATTCTTCTATTTTTTTTTGAGTTGATTCAGTTGATTCAGTTGATTCAGTTGCTAAAGTCGAAGATGTTGTCTCTAGCATCCTTTTAACAGTTTCTTGATTTACTTTGTTTACTAAGTCTGCACTAATTCTTTCACGAAAATGGACTAGCATAGATGGATCAAATGGAGCTTCATTAATATAAGATGATATTCCTATGAAGTACTGTAGATAAGGGTTTTCTTTAATTTGTTCTACTGTTTCTCTGTCGCTTATTCCTAGTTTTTCTTTGATTATTAATGCGCCTAATGCCACCCGAAATGATTTTGCTGGCGCTCCCATCTCTGCCGAAAAAAATGAAGAATATTCCTCTTCAAATTCCGCCCACGGTATTAAATCAGCCATAATTACCCAACGATTATCTTCTGATAATTTTCCTTCAAACGGAAGTTCAAAGTTTTCTGGTGGGATTGTAGTTTGCTCCTGCTTTCGGTACATGGTTACTAATGACACACTTTAGTCCTGCTAGTCACGGTGATGCAAGGATTTTGGGTTATTTTACCCTCAACTCTTGCACCTGAATATCTTTCTTTGGTCTGATAATCTAGAGACTGTAACCTTTTCTTTTTTTTCAGCAACCCCTAATGTATAGTGACCAGATTGAGCGTAAAAATGCTGGTCGTTTAACTGATAAAACTCTCCAAGTTTACGCATATCTTGATTCTACTGATGGCTGGTGGTGTAATGGTGGTGTTGACCCCCGCACTTTCTGTGATTTACTACCTGGGGATCAGCCGAAAGTAAAACTTTGGGGCTGTTACAAACCTGATTCTCCTAGACCTGATGCCCAAAAACCTGGGAAATTTATCAAATATGAACATCCCTACAAAGATGAACTTAGTATCTTCTTACTAGAAGTACCAAAAGCCATTGCTGAATTTATCTACTCCAAAGCTGGCGTTAATCCTAGCCTAAGCGATCGCCAATCAGGTTTTTGGTATTCTGTGTGGAAACACAATATACCAGTAACCATTGTTGAAGGCGCTAAGAAAGCTGCGAGTATTTTGACTCAAGGAGATGCTGCCATCGGCTTGCCAGGGGTTAATGCTGCATATCGCTCCAAAGATGACCAAGGTAATCCAATCGAGAGCAAATTACGCTCAGAAATTGCCATGTTTGCGACTCCAGACAGAGAAATCAGAATCTGCTTTGACCATGATTCCAAAAGTAAAACTCAAGTCAACGTCGGCAAAGCTTTGATTAAAACTAGTCAACTTTTGGTCAATCATGGCGCTGTTGTCAAAATAATCACTTTACCCGGGCCAGAAAAAGGTGTTGACGATCTCATTGCAGCGCTTGGGGCAGCCGTTTATGAAAAGCTCAAAGCCTTAGCGGTTTCTTTTGAAGATTGGCAGCGAAATAACCCTTTGCCTGACCTGCGACAATTTATTTTTCTCAAAAATGGACAAGAGTTAAAGCTTAAGAGTGTGGGAAGAAGTGAGATTCTCCTCACACCTGCTACAACTCCCACACCTCCCACAACTCCCACAACTTCCACACCTCCCACACTCCCTGAATCTCTTACAACAAGTGATGAATCCAGATGCCCCGAAGCCTCTCTGACTCCCCTGCGTCCTCTATCTCCCTTACCTCCTCTATCTCCCCTACCTCCTTTATCCCGTACTCACCCTCTGTATGCTGCTATCAAATCTATACAAATACAACAGGCATTATTAACCCAACAAACAGAGTCAAAAATTGCACCTCTTCCAAAAACTAATTCCCAAACAAATGATCGAGTAATTATTCCCAAAGCCTCTCTGACTCCCCTGCGTCCTCTATCTCCTTTATCCCATACTCGCCCTCTGTATGCTGCTATTATCAAATCCATACGAATACAACAGGCATTATTAACCCAACAAATAAAGGAAAAAATTGCGCCTCTTTCACAAACTAATTCCCAAACAAATGCTCGAGTAATTATTCCCGAAGCCCCTCAATCTCAAGTTAGTCCGCCTTCAGAACAGAGCAGCACTCATAACTCACAAAACACGG
This window contains:
- a CDS encoding type IV secretory system conjugative DNA transfer family protein gives rise to the protein MHSINFQAPAFRDRVLIANCELRIGNCSDSIGKYTNALFTPNGLTVLSLVGAYILMRVFLGDGSSKKKIATSYWGGRKESSTAKKKALQQIAYPRCDSVALYIGRHQFKGAKKQIGSGGVPIYVPSVQRGTAAIGAPGSGKTFSAINPMLFSAIDQGFPILLYDFKYPSQAKIAAYAKALGYDVHIFAPGFPESEVCNPLDFLRDSSDAENARQIATVINKNFRILNNSNEDGFFGPSGDQLTQAVLMLTKEFGDRADVMTSAAILSSEQMIARLMSANLNPWVKIAFGQLFSSAASEKTVAGIVATASIMFTRFMAKNTLGCFIGKTTLPLSIKGKQMIIFGLDRERRDAVAPLMTSVLHMTIARNIAKKRLDPLIVALDELPSLYLPDLFRWLNESRSEGFCGILGWQNMGQLEKNYGREVAKTILGACSTKFIFNPGENESAQLFSSFLGDEEIRYKHKSRSTGGGKSNNTISDQEKTKKLFESAEFLKLPAGKCVFINPAYSNKKEGSVPQLKNINIPQILRDIDRYNEKRWKPVVSKLARKSTQRYPTQYDLDLRVNDVNNRFPPPATQDNNPNNKVLSVGEIKSILDENAQNQIPEVLNNENND
- a CDS encoding relaxase/mobilization nuclease domain-containing protein encodes the protein MRIMIKEYALSDFEIINQLMQTLTISSGNLVNIHAPAWVINTYHVLSKQRPRLKKVGIYVQITLKGFPINLSPDVSEQILNEYIQGIGWDDLQYVTFLKFHQDSLEFHLIFNRVMPSGEVIDLNCLGAKSQQYDVLQKSLTNLIKTESSRGGDLCLMNGIHN
- a CDS encoding IS5 family transposase — encoded protein: MYRKQEQTTIPPENFELPFEGKLSEDNRWVIMADLIPWAEFEEEYSSFFSAEMGAPAKSFRVALGALIIKEKLGISDRETVEQIKENPYLQYFIGISSYINEAPFDPSMLVHFRERISADLVNKVNQETVKRMLETTSSTLATESTESTESTQKKIEELEKEDNTPKNRGKLILDATCAPADISYPTDFELLNQARKQTERIIDLLYEQIKGTLEKKPRTYREIARKNYLEVAKKRRVSQKDRKKAIKKQLQYIKRNLSHIDQLIRSGATLEKLSTKQYKMLLVVVEVYRQQLWLYENKKQSIDDRIVSLSQPHIRPIVRGKAGKAVEFGAKLSASYFDGYVFLDHISWDNFNESGDLKSQVEAYKNYTGYYPESVHVDKIYRTRENRAWCKGRGIIMSGPPLGRPPANVSKEKKKQDLESERIRNCIEGKFGQAKRRFSLNRVMAKLSHTSETAIAITFLVMNLSTHLSRVFYAFLCLFLKTAPFLQFRITENYDFISYKQEKLIFDFA